One genomic segment of Salinigranum rubrum includes these proteins:
- a CDS encoding DUF7474 family protein: MPRFSYPCPACRSTNSLHGTDCRFEGTPWAEVERAYIDLLARLSASPLREDALRGEVEWSALHEAALRQLKHEDRLTERNGVLRLRTAEEYREEVSEPAVEPLRTIYEYGSVPGCHDNAVFAMIAWYEMVGLSWAETKENVVAWLHESGTWGRGGFEETDPGELVEKKRHVYEAGYGWKEKAESAKRVIDRHRG; this comes from the coding sequence TCCGGCCTGTCGGAGCACGAACAGCCTCCACGGCACCGACTGCCGGTTCGAGGGGACGCCGTGGGCCGAGGTGGAACGCGCGTACATCGACCTCCTCGCCCGCCTGTCGGCGTCGCCGCTCCGCGAGGACGCCCTCAGGGGGGAAGTCGAGTGGTCGGCGCTCCACGAGGCGGCCCTCCGACAGTTGAAACACGAGGACCGCCTCACCGAGCGCAACGGCGTCCTCCGCCTCCGCACGGCCGAGGAGTACCGCGAGGAGGTGTCGGAACCGGCGGTCGAACCGCTCCGGACCATCTACGAGTACGGGTCGGTCCCGGGCTGTCACGACAACGCCGTCTTCGCGATGATCGCCTGGTACGAGATGGTCGGTCTCTCGTGGGCCGAGACGAAGGAGAACGTCGTCGCGTGGCTCCATGAGAGCGGAACGTGGGGCCGCGGCGGCTTCGAGGAGACCGACCCCGGGGAACTCGTCGAGAAGAAACGCCACGTCTACGAGGCCGGCTACGGCTGGAAGGAGAAGGCCGAGTCGGCGAAACGGGTCATCGACCGTCATCGGGGCTGA